One genomic window of uncultured delta proteobacterium includes the following:
- a CDS encoding exported hypothetical protein (Evidence 5 : No homology to any previously reported sequences): protein MGKPACNAPARPAKYAASPRFRRLAAVVALCCVVMPATGFWVSANDEGRGICAIRMRIDYSATLRDAPSPALGGGSARAGQDRLPLSLDRARYRATLRDLPKNTQDAVPAAGNTAKSMIALYGDQVALALGDATYLPLRRISAIRPSQRYQYWMERGTFLPADGLHRTADPTNTRWLTDSTYKLGGECVATAETSLAADMQRLLFRITTPVALYSPHPKSAQYMEHIEHAAKRFGLSARLIYAIMRTESAFNPFAVSNAGALGLMQVVPDSAGGEVQAYLTGKVGKPTISMLFDPKNNIEYGSAYLHLLATRYFAGVTNATSRELCMIAGYNAGPRAVFRAFGTNDADAAVNAINALSPDELFTKLSRQMPAEETRQYVGKVIAALNSYPG, encoded by the coding sequence ATGGGTAAACCCGCATGCAACGCTCCAGCACGCCCGGCAAAATACGCCGCCTCGCCGCGTTTTCGCCGCCTCGCCGCTGTTGTGGCGCTTTGCTGCGTTGTCATGCCCGCCACGGGGTTCTGGGTGAGCGCCAACGACGAAGGGCGCGGCATCTGCGCCATCCGTATGCGCATCGATTATTCCGCCACCCTCCGGGACGCGCCCTCTCCCGCCCTTGGCGGCGGCTCCGCGCGGGCCGGGCAGGACAGGCTCCCCCTTTCCCTGGACCGGGCGCGCTACCGCGCGACCTTACGCGACCTGCCCAAAAATACGCAGGACGCCGTCCCCGCCGCCGGAAACACGGCCAAAAGCATGATAGCCCTGTACGGGGACCAGGTCGCGCTTGCCCTTGGCGACGCAACCTACCTGCCGCTCCGCCGCATCAGCGCAATACGGCCGAGCCAGCGCTACCAGTACTGGATGGAACGCGGCACCTTTTTACCGGCGGACGGGCTGCACAGAACCGCCGACCCCACGAACACCCGCTGGCTGACCGATTCCACTTACAAACTGGGCGGCGAATGCGTGGCCACGGCGGAAACCAGCCTGGCGGCGGATATGCAGCGGCTGCTCTTCCGGATCACGACGCCGGTCGCGCTGTATTCGCCGCACCCCAAATCCGCGCAGTACATGGAGCATATCGAGCACGCGGCCAAGCGCTTCGGCCTTTCCGCGCGGCTCATCTACGCCATCATGCGCACGGAAAGCGCGTTCAACCCCTTTGCCGTCAGCAACGCGGGCGCGCTCGGCCTCATGCAGGTGGTGCCGGATTCCGCCGGCGGCGAGGTCCAGGCCTACCTGACGGGCAAGGTCGGCAAACCGACCATCAGCATGCTTTTTGATCCCAAAAACAACATCGAGTACGGCAGCGCGTATCTGCATCTTCTGGCGACGCGGTATTTCGCGGGCGTCACCAACGCCACCTCCCGCGAGCTCTGCATGATAGCCGGGTACAACGCCGGTCCCAGGGCCGTGTTCCGCGCCTTCGGCACCAACGATGCGGACGCCGCCGTCAACGCGATCAACGCGCTTTCCCCGGATGAATTGTTCACAAAACTTTCCCGCCAGATGCCCGCCGAGGAAACCCGCCAGTACGTGGGCAAGGTTATCGCGGCGCTCAATTCCTACCCCGGTTGA
- a CDS encoding putative Outer membrane family protein (Evidence 3 : Function proposed based on presence of conserved amino acid motif, structural feature or limited homology) has protein sequence MKRFSLRLALLVALALLAFGCNGKRVAIVNTDMVYKESTASEKGTEYLRGLSTEMQKAYEEAAAKVENAKGKKEKQAAQEEMQVALVEMQQRLNAEQQQVVTALTDAYKKAMENCRTKGKFDLIIPSEAALAYDPQIDVTQKVLDEMNAMPIEFKPIKPESPAQPAQ, from the coding sequence ATGAAACGCTTTTCCCTTCGTCTCGCACTCCTCGTGGCCCTGGCCTTGCTCGCATTCGGCTGCAACGGCAAACGCGTGGCCATTGTAAATACCGACATGGTGTATAAAGAAAGTACCGCCAGCGAAAAAGGCACCGAATACCTGAGAGGCCTCAGCACCGAAATGCAGAAAGCCTACGAGGAAGCCGCCGCCAAGGTGGAAAACGCCAAGGGCAAAAAAGAAAAGCAGGCCGCCCAGGAAGAAATGCAGGTCGCCCTGGTGGAAATGCAGCAGCGCCTCAACGCCGAACAGCAGCAGGTGGTCACGGCCCTGACCGACGCGTACAAGAAAGCCATGGAAAACTGCCGCACCAAGGGCAAGTTCGATCTGATCATCCCGTCCGAAGCGGCCCTCGCGTACGACCCGCAGATCGACGTCACCCAAAAGGTGCTGGACGAAATGAACGCCATGCCCATTGAATTCAAGCCGATCAAGCCCGAAAGCCCGGCCCAACCGGCCCAATAA
- a CDS encoding CMP/dCMP deaminase zinc-binding protein — protein sequence MSRMSWPSYFMQITRLVAQRSTCLRRKVGAIAVKDKRILATGYNGAPAKVTDCLVKGCLRQELGIPSGQRHEICSGLHAEQNTIIQAAIHGISLKGAEIYCTHQPCFICTKMIINCGIAAVHFAEPYPDPMGEAMLQEAGIPYGFIPFDDESPLPADVELP from the coding sequence ATGTCCCGCATGTCCTGGCCCTCCTATTTCATGCAGATCACCCGCCTGGTGGCGCAACGGTCAACCTGCCTCCGCCGGAAGGTCGGCGCCATTGCCGTCAAGGACAAGCGCATCCTCGCGACCGGCTACAACGGCGCCCCGGCCAAGGTCACGGACTGCCTTGTCAAGGGCTGCCTGCGCCAGGAGCTGGGCATCCCCTCGGGCCAGCGCCATGAAATATGCAGCGGCCTGCATGCCGAGCAGAACACGATCATCCAGGCGGCCATCCACGGCATATCCCTCAAGGGCGCGGAAATTTACTGCACGCACCAGCCCTGCTTCATCTGCACCAAGATGATTATCAACTGCGGCATAGCCGCCGTGCATTTCGCGGAGCCGTACCCCGACCCCATGGGCGAAGCCATGCTGCAAGAAGCGGGCATACCCTACGGCTTCATTCCCTTTGATGACGAAAGCCCCTTGCCCGCCGACGTGGAGTTACCCTGA